The following coding sequences are from one Elusimicrobium minutum Pei191 window:
- a CDS encoding molecular chaperone, which translates to MKRILLSTIFLFAVNCAVASISIHPYSLEFEMSSKKRMHSVRIINNSQEEKTYRVSFVNYVQREDGSYREPMPQEVLNTADAYLYFSPRQFTLKPGKMQTVNVIRRPTAELPDGEYVSHLKVAEVDIPVSREQAAEKQQKNEPGALQFQLKALYAVTIPVTLQKGNLESKFEISNAQLSVRDAVTVMEVVLQATGTKSARGDISIRDSKKKVIGQLNNVRIFPYNKERRLAIPLSKTEQELVGETLTVILKNKETGKNVSEKKISI; encoded by the coding sequence ATGAAAAGGATACTCTTATCAACAATTTTTTTATTTGCCGTAAACTGTGCTGTAGCAAGCATTTCTATACATCCCTATTCTCTTGAGTTTGAAATGTCATCCAAAAAACGTATGCACAGCGTTCGTATTATAAACAATTCGCAGGAAGAAAAGACATACCGCGTCAGTTTTGTAAACTACGTGCAGAGGGAGGACGGCTCCTACCGCGAACCGATGCCGCAAGAGGTCTTAAACACGGCGGACGCGTACTTGTATTTTTCCCCGCGCCAATTTACTCTTAAACCGGGCAAAATGCAGACTGTAAATGTTATCCGCCGCCCCACGGCGGAACTGCCTGACGGGGAATATGTTTCCCATCTAAAAGTGGCTGAGGTGGATATCCCGGTATCGCGCGAGCAGGCCGCTGAAAAACAGCAAAAAAATGAGCCGGGAGCTTTGCAGTTTCAGCTAAAGGCCCTCTATGCGGTAACCATACCTGTTACTTTGCAAAAAGGTAATTTGGAAAGTAAATTTGAAATAAGCAATGCACAGTTGTCCGTGCGAGATGCAGTGACCGTAATGGAGGTTGTTTTACAGGCTACGGGCACAAAATCCGCGCGCGGGGATATTTCCATACGGGACAGTAAGAAAAAAGTTATAGGCCAGTTAAATAATGTGCGTATTTTCCCTTATAATAAAGAGCGCCGCTTGGCAATACCCCTGTCCAAAACAGAGCAGGAACTGGTGGGTGAAACCCTCACCGTAATTTTGAAGAATAAAGAAACGGGGAAAAATGTTTCCGAAAAGAAAATATCTATCTAA